In the Malassezia vespertilionis chromosome 3, complete sequence genome, one interval contains:
- the YPD1 gene encoding Phosphorelay intermediate protein (BUSCO:EOG09265DDU; COG:T; EggNog:ENOG503P5HM): MSATAGKISTLPAEVIEAEVFEQLLEMDEGDEYDFSKSLVNNYFEQAESTFDKMDKALASGNLQDLSTLGHFLKGSSAAIGVVKVRNSCEAMQHYGTCRDADGITELSRDGAVHKLTETLGCVKLQYKEAESTLRSFFGE, from the exons ATGAGCGCGACG GCCGGCAAAATATCTACATTGCCTGCGGAAGTGATTGAAGCGGAAGTTTTTGAGCAGCTCCTAGAGATGGACGAAGGAGATGAATACGACTTTAGCAAGAGTTTGGTGAACAATTACTTTGAGCAAGCGGAGAGCACGTTTGACAAGATggacaaggcgcttgcATCCGGCAACCTGCAAGATCTCTCAACGCTGGGGCATTTTTTGAAAGGATCGTCGGCAGCTATAGGTGTCGTCAAAGTTCGCAATAGCTGCGAAGCGATGCAACACTATGGGACGTGCCGTGATGCCGATGGCATCACGGAGCTTTCGCGCGatggcgccgtgcacaagcTTACAGAGACGCTTGGTTGCGTGAAACTGCAATATAAAGAAGCAGAGTCGACGCTACGATCCTTTTTCGGCGAATAA
- a CDS encoding uncharacterized protein (EggNog:ENOG503NWFH; COG:O; TransMembrane:1 (i157-174o); BUSCO:EOG09260APA), which produces MPHETIAPDSAEGDAHISELVRFEGADAYFATQESFLALQLIYSDAQASELLTQLESEISVYQDQAYLLDPYLDRLISPSAQALQVLIQRQDPLEQEKRETVWRYCRLIYAYTKVRGYKIVMRFLPHDVADMQPLIAWLQQLLDEPARQKNVPWETVYILLLWLSLVALIPFDLENDDEQASIAERIVHMARTYLSYPGKERDGASVLLGNMLGRRAAQGAHFTAFLRWAELRMLASCSAFEATGILQTLCAITKHCDAHAIGPQYEGIAAVLALYAPWMYKSALVDRFRIKLTGRLAIQLLAADADDDRIDTLVDALLQALLYPDSNVRFSAAKGIARVCKRLPKDMSAQVVEAILDQLPENVRGADIPEAALAAAPPSQFDPDVVRAMDLIDVSAVSEASWHGVFLALAECTRRALISIDLLARTMYWTLHGLLFDLRRSANAVGNSVRDACCYVLWALARVRNTESLVPFLHSVAQRLVVIATLDREVTIRRAASAAFQEWVGRTSQIPFGIQVLRKTDFSAVGIRRHAYVDSAPAIAHYQEYRDALLAHIQRVCLVHWDVNVRVLGAIALQKIVAQERALLPDVVHVQIKALAEFDSARVHGALLALVHMCTILDSSQAPLAAAVMQGVLAIQPTLFSAPGASLLMETACRVVATSAPHGVTNNTDRVLELLHTAAARPEESVHEALAEAVEALQGTPVAAALLARLLDAWSDVSLDEQRSGALVLGALGADGAEQRLALLCNLFDPLAHVYVPDVETRRNAAKALSTTIKAAPALFATAANAAFIGLTDFTTDQRGDVGSWVRSACISALEDMVQTMRVSKMPIHHALMRTICVGMVPCVMERIDTLRATACSALGTIAAHAADDEGVPARGIVCAALGATPAIYRDARTAYPMVMPFLEIDSYRASILPTLAKTIGSRSESVVKDASDAFAHWMQQVDVSHVRSVLQDLLRAAACNVRDNRLFVPLLQTMYLVLERDVYTRDASHFDGLLLRMLRVANTHIGTVRSIPRIAAAARITVQSLRISTLKESATQYIAAFLTHRYPTVRMQTSEQLLLLLQTDADVDEALEECLLSTQWCTGTTEQVSSQTEQVIALLKNML; this is translated from the coding sequence ATGCCGCATGAGACAATAGCACCAGACAGCGCGGAAGGGGATGCCCATATATCTGAGCTCGTCCGCTTCGAGGGGGCGGATGCATATTTTGCGACGCAAGAATCTTttttggcgctgcagctcaTTTACAGCGACGCCCAAGCGTCGGAGCTATTAACCCAATTAGAGTCTGAGATCAGTGTATACCAGGACCAGGCCTACCTCCTGGACCCCTACCTTGATCGTCTTATATCACCTTCtgcccaagcgctgcaagtgCTTATCCAACGGCAGGATCCGCTGGAGCAAGAAAAAAGAGAAACAGTTTGGCGCTACTGCCGACTTATATACGCGTACACAAAGGTGCGTGGGTACAAAATTGTAATGCGATTTCTTCCCCACGATGTAGCCGACATGCAACCGTTGATTGCATGGCTGCAACAGCTGCTGGACGAacctgcgcgccaaaagaaTGTGCCATGGGAAACAGTGTATATATTGCTCCTATGGCTCTCTCTCGTGGCCCTCATTCCGTTTGACCTTGAAAACGACGACGAACAGGCGTCTATAGCAGAGCGAATTGTCCACATGGCGCGTACCTACTTGTCCTATCCTGGAAAAGAACGCGACGGAGCAAGTGTTTTGCTGGGTAATATGCTTGGTCGTCGTGCTGCACAGGGCGCGCATTTCACAGCGTTTCTCCGCTGGGCCGAGTTGCGCATGCTGGCATCCTGCTCGGCATTTGAGGCCACCGGTATTTTGCAAACTCTGTGTGCGATCACGAAACATTGCGATGCACATGCAATTGGCCCACAGTACGAGGGCATcgccgctgtgcttgcTCTCTACGCGCCGTGGATGTACAAAAGCGCACTGGTTGATCGGTTCCGTATCAAACTAACAGGCCGCCTAGCTATCCAGCTTCTggctgccgacgccgacgatgACAGGATCGACACActcgtcgatgcgctgctgcaagcACTATTGTACCCCGATTCCAATGTGCGGttcagcgcggcaaaaggTATTGCGCGCGTCTGCAAGCGTCTTCCCAAAGATATGAGCGCACAAGTAGTGGAGGCGATCCTCGATCAGCTGCCGGAGAATGTGCGGGGCGCGGACATCCCTGAAGCTGCCTtggccgccgcgcctccCTCCCAGTTTGACCCCGATGTGGTCCGTGCGATGGACCTTATCGATGTAAGTGCAGTGAGCGAGGCAAGTTGGCACGGTGTTTTCTTAGCGCTTGCGGaatgcacgcggcgcgcactgATTTCCATCGatctgcttgcgcgcacaaTGTACTGGACGCTGCATGGGCTCTTGTTTGacctgcggcgcagcgccaatgCGGTGGGAAACAgtgtgcgcgatgcttgcTGCTACGTGCTTTgggcgcttgcacgcgtTCGAAACACCGAGTCTCTCGTGCCCTTTTTGCACAGTgttgcacagcgcctcgtTGTCATTGCGACACTGGACCGCGAAGTCACgatccgccgcgccgcgagtGCTGCGTTCCAGGAATGGGTCGGACGCACAAGCCAGATTCCGTTCGGCATccaagtgctgcgcaagacggACTTTTCTGCCGTTGGGATTCGGCGGCACGCGTACGTAGACTCTGCGCCTGCCATTGCACACTATCAAGAGTACCGGGACGCATTGCTTGCACACATCCAGCGTGTTTGTTTGGTGCATTGGGATGTGAATGTGCGTGTACTTGGTGCGATTGCACTGCAAAAAATCGTTGCGCAAGAGCGTGCATTGCTTCCGGACGTGGTGCATGTGCAAATCAAAGCGCTGGCGGAGTTTgattcggcgcgcgtgcacggcgcgttgcttgcgcttgtgcacaTGTGTACCATCCTCGACTCGTCCCAAGCAccgctcgctgcagcggtGATGCAAGGAGTATTGGCTATCCAGCCTACGCTTTTTTCCGCAcccggcgcgtcgctccTTATGGAAACTGCATGCCGTGTTGTTGCAACGTCTGCACCTCACGGCGTGACGAACAACACGGATCGTGTCTTGGAACTGCTCCATACTGCCGCAGCAAGGCCCGAGGAGAGTGTCCACGAAGCACTCGCCGAGGCCGTGGAAGCATTGCAAGGCACCCCGGTGGCCGCCGctttgctcgcgcgcttgttAGATGCGTGGTCCGACGTTTCCCTCGACGAacagcgcagcggcgcgctggtacttggcgcgctgggtGCGGACGGTGCAGAGCAGCGTCTTGCATTACTCTGCAACCTCTTTGATCCCCTAGCACACGTCTACGTACCCGACGTcgagacgcggcgcaatgcggcgAAAGCGCTCAGCACCACGATAAAAGCGGCACCTGCGTTGTTCGCTACAGCAGCCAATGCCGCATTCATTGGTCTCACTGACTTCACTACAGACCAGCGTGGCGATGTAGGCTCTTGGGTTCGTTCCGCGTGCATttctgcgctcgaggatATGGTGCAAACGATGCGTGTGTCAAAAATGCCTATTCATCACGCGCTAATGCGTACGATATGTGTGGGAATGGTGCCGTGCGTTATGGAGCGCATTGATACGTTACGCGCAACtgcgtgcagtgcgctcggcaccattgcagcgcacgcagccgACGACGAGGGCGTCCCAGCGCGGGGCATTgtatgcgctgcgctcggcgccacGCCTGCTATTTaccgcgacgcacgcacagcATACCCAATGGTAATGCCGTTTCTTGAAATCGATTCTTACCGCGCGTCTATCCTACCGACGCTTGCCAAGACAATTGGGAGCCGCTCGGAGTCGGTAGTGAAGGATGCGTCGGATGCATTTGCACACTGGATGCAGCAAGTAGACGTCTCTCACGTTCGCAGCGTCCTGCAGGATCTTctgcgtgctgctgcgtgcaatGTGCGCGATAACCGTTTGTTTGTGCCGCTCTTGCAGACCATGTATCTTGTCTTGGAGCGAGACGTGTACActcgcgacgcgtcgcATTTCGACGGACTGTTGCTGCGTATGCTGCGTGTGGCCAATACACATATTGGCACGGTGCGAAGCATTCCGCGCATtgctgccgcggcgcgcatcacCGTACagtcgctgcgcatttCTACTCTGAAAgagagcgcgacgcaataCATTGCTGCATTCCTCACACACAGATATCCCACCGTGCGTATGCAGACCAGCGAACAACTCTTGCTGCTCTTGCAGACGGACGCTGAtgtggacgaggcgctaGAAGAATGCCTGCTTTCCACGCAATGGTGCACCGGCACGACGGAGCAAGTTTCCAGCCAGACAGAGCAGGTCATTGCATTGCTAAAAAACATGTTATAA
- a CDS encoding 5'-(N(7)-methyl 5'-triphosphoguanosine)-[mRNA] diphosphatase (EggNog:ENOG503NX8D; COG:S) produces the protein MHDTLLSSFRLERVINEDPRAKSINLLGECTNGQNEKVPAVLLMEKAHYSREFIDLLQQGPTAAFLRLESIGQNDVYHWVFGWTNEDTKSDANSKMTLICPAAPEVVVKYSAQERRLIVETQEIYQRVTHPWIESIPASKTAWVGNILDGVKERSSVLYRDDDPRFGFVLLPDMKWDRRTLSSLYLVAIVQDANLKNLRDLTKAHIPMLRNIQKAGAQVATETYGLLKPSTDGTCSSLRCYLHYMPTFLYVLRRLFTDESHLHIHILSVNYVQHPGAIVGQAQLLDDVISLLELGVDFQQRTLGYALTENHGLFRTLLDAGYGST, from the exons ATGCACGACACGTTGCTCTCCAGTTTCCGGCTCGAACGAGTGATTAATGAAG ATCCACGCGCAAAGTCTATTAATCTTTTGGGCGAATGTACGAATGGACAAAACGAGAAAGTGCCTGCGGTGCTGCTGATGGAAAAGGCCCATTATAGCAGAGAGTTTATAGACTTGCTCCAGCAAGGCCCTACCGCAGCATTCTTGCGCCTTGAGAGTATTGGACAGAATGACGTTTACCATTGGGTATTTGGATGGACGAACGAAGATACCAAGAGTGACGCCAATTCTAAAATGACACTCATCTGTCCCGCAGCGCCAGAAGTCGTCGTCAAGTACAGTGCCCAAGAGCGACGCTTGATTGTAGAGACCCAAGAAATCTACCAACGTGTAACTCACCCGTGGATTGAGTCCATTCCTGCGTCCAAGACTGCGTGGGTTGGTAATATCTTGGACGGGGTCAAGGAGCGCAGTTCAGTCTTGTATCGCGACGACGATCCGCGCTTTGGATTTGTC CTGCTGCCGGACATGAAGTGGGATAGGCGCACTCTTTCGTCCTTGTACCTCGTTGCGATTGTACAAGACGCGAATTTAAAGAACTTGCGCGATTTGACCAAAGCGCATATtccgatgctgcgcaataTACAGAAAGCGGGTGCTCAAGTTGCGACGGAAACATATGGACTCCTTAAGCCAAGCACAGATGGCACATGCTCGTCATTGCGCTGTTACTTGCATTATATGCCGACATTTTTGTACGTGCTCCGCCGACTATTTACTGACGAGAGTCATTTGCACATACACATTTTGTCGGTTAACTATGTGCAGCATCCAGGCGCTATTGTGGGTcaggcgcagctcctcgacgaCGTGATCAGCTTATTGGAATTGGGTGTTGATTTCCAGCAGCGAACACTGGGGTACGCACTCACGGAAAATCATGGTCTATTTCGAACTCTTTTGGATGCAGGATATGGGAGCACATAA
- the GDA1 gene encoding guanosine-diphosphatase (TransMembrane:1 (i20-37o); EggNog:ENOG503NV8S; COG:F; BUSCO:EOG09261EAB): MALSVVAWLQRAVSRNKSTALLAVALIFLLIIVPLQLHQNVRTMIHDKAIELSNEMARPVAALSGHWGNNIDIDALARKPPEMHVDRSRTTRCTVAAPVYDAKGKQRPLVQYALMIDAGSTGSRIHVYKFNYCNDSPELELEHFDHLEPGLSFYKMDSRDAAASLRPLLDRAMQIIPQKLQACSPVTVKATAGLRLLPGTQSTEIISAVRRLLEKDYPFPIADGNHAPGTRGSGVEIMDGREEGVFAWITVNYLLNLIGSKGKGTKYPSRTAAVLDLGGGSTQIVFEPRMSEPMQQLHPGEHVYELHDFENKTFTLYQNSYLGFGLKEARHAVNSLTAFAHLRAHPSAVHVRDKPEHVPAPWTALSPFNTRIPSPCYTHGQKKQTLVSFPTFSSPANVTFEGTTRGFEACARIVEVVMDKDAECAQAPCSFAGVYQPSLSEAFKGSPIIALSYFYDRIAPLGLGPTFTLGHLKNLAKRVCSTPPLWSTYKSPAFSEGALAEMHARPELCLDLTYMYTLFKLGYELDDSRSITLAKKVGDFELGWALGAQLAVLQQGVLCK; encoded by the coding sequence ATGGCACTTTCTGTAGTGGCATGGCTACAGCGCGCAGTGAGTCGAAATAAGTCGACGGCATTGCTGGCAGTCGCGCTCATATTTTTATTGATCATCGTGCCGCTCCAATTGCACCAGAATGTGAGGACCATGATTCACGACAAAGCCATCGAACTGAGCAATGAAATGGCACGACCTGTTGCCGCATTGTCAGGGCATTGGGGGAATAATATTGATATcgacgcacttgcgcggAAGCCGCCGGAAATGCATGTCGACCGCTCGCGCACTACCCGCTGTACTGTTGCAGCGCCAGTGTACGACGCAAAGGGCAAACAGCGCCCGTTGGTGCAGTACGCTCTTATGATTGATGCAGGCAGCACAGGAAGCCGTATTCATGTGTACAAGTTTAATTACTGCAACGATTCGCCAGAGCTGGAGCTGGAGCATTTTGACCACTTGGAGCCGGGTTTGTCTTTCTACAAAATGGATTCcagagacgctgcagcttCGCTGCGCCCACTTCTAGATCGTGCCATGCAAATTATCCCGCAAAAATTGCAAGCATGTTCTCCTGTGACAGTGAAGGCGACTGCTGGACTGCGACTGCTTCCAGGCACGCAGAGCACAGAGATTATTAGCGCAGTTCGTCGTTTGCTTGAGAAAGATTACCCATTTCCTATTGCCGATGGGAATCATGCTCCTGGTACCAGGGGTTCAGGCGTGGAAATCATGGATGGACGTGAAGAAGGCGTTTTTGCGTGGATCACTGTCAATTACCTACTTAATCTCATTGGCAGCAAAGGCAAAGGCACGAAATATCCttcgcgcaccgcagcTGTGCTCGACCTTGGCGGTGGATCCACGCAGATTGTGTTTGAACCACGCATGTCAGAGCCTATGCAACAACTGCATCCCGGCGAACATGTGTATGAGTTGCACGACTTCGAAAACAAGACGTTCACTTTGTATCAGAATTCCTACTTGGGCTTCGGTCTTAAGGAGGCACGTCATGCGGTCAATTCGCTCACTGCGTttgcgcatttgcgcgctcATCCCAGCGCCGTACATGTGCGAGACAAGCCAGAGCACGTGCCAGCTCCTTGGACTGCACTTTCGCCCTTCAATACACGCATTCCCAGTCCATGTTACACTCATGGCCAAAAGAAACAGACACTAGTGTCTTTTCCGACATTCTCCTCACCTGCAAATGTCACATTTGAAGGCACAACCCGTGGCTTTGAAGCGTGTGCACGCATTGTTGAGGTGGTCATGGACAAAGACGCAGAATGTGCGCAAGCCCCGTGCTCCTTTGCCGGCGTGTATCAGCCTTCGCTGTCCGAAGCTTTCAAGGGCTCACCCATTATTGCACTGTCCTACTTTTACGACAGAATTGCGCCTCTTGGCTTGGGCCCTACCTTCACGTTGGGCCACCTGAAAAACTTGGCTAAGCGTGTCTGCTCTACTCCCCCGTTATGGAGCACGTATAAATCGCCGGCTTTTTCGGAGGGGGCGCTCGCTGAAATGCATGCGCGCCCGGAACTTTGCTTGGATTTGACGTACATGTACACACTTTTCAAGTTGGGCTACGAGCTGGACGATTCACGCTCCATCACTTTGGCGAAAAAAGTTGGCGACTTTGAATTGGGATGGGCGCTTGgggcgcagcttgccgtTCTGCAACAGGGGGTCTTGTGCAAATAA
- the RHO1 gene encoding GTP-binding protein Rho1 (COG:U; EggNog:ENOG503NV4I; BUSCO:EOG09264YNR): protein MTELRRKLVIVGDGACGKTCLLIVFSKGTFPEVYVPTVFENYVADVEVDGRHVELALWDTAGQEDYDRLRPLSYPDSHVILICFAVDSPDSLDNVQEKWISEVLHFCQNLPIILVGCKKDLRRDPKIIEELRKTSQRPVTPDEGMAVASKIGAVRYLECSAKTGEGVREVFEHATRAALIQRPRGSRSKSKCVLL, encoded by the exons ATGACGGAACTTCGTAGGAAGTTGGTAATCGTTGGAGACGGTGCATGTGGTAAAACATGTTTGTTGATTGTGTTTAGCAAG GGTACTTTCCCCGAG GTTTATGTCCCCACCGTTTTCGAAAACTATGTGGCTGATGTTGAAGTTGATGGACGTCAtgtcgagctcgcgctctgGGATACTGCCGGTCAGGAAGACTACGATCGGCTGCGTCCACTCTCTTACCCCGACTCTCATGTCATCTTGATCTGCTTTGCTGTCGATTCTCCGGACAGTCTTGACAATGTGCAGGAAAAATGGATTTCAGAGGTACTGCATTTTTGTCAAAATCTCCCAATCATCCTCGTGGGTTGTAAGAAGGACCTTCGCCGCGATCCCAAGATCATTGAAGAACTCCGTAAGACGAGCCAGCGCCCCGTTACTCCCGATGAGGGCATGGCCGTCGCTTCCAAAATTGGTGCTGTGCGCTACTTGGAATGCAGTGCGAAAACTGGCGAGGGCGTCCGGGAAGTTTTCGAACATGCTACGCGAGCTGCACTTATACAGAGGCCCCGCGGGAGCCGCAGCAAGTCCAAGTGCGTTTTGCTCTGA
- the COF1 gene encoding cofilin (EggNog:ENOG503P2XC; COG:Z) has translation MSSGVKVNQACIEDFQKLKIGRKSKYIIYELSSDNTEIVVAKTNDSTDYDDFLADLPAGECRYAIYDFEYEKPGEGKRNKICFYSWSPDDAKVKQKMLYASSKDALRKALVGIAAEIQGTDFSEVAHDVILEKVTRV, from the exons ATG TCTTCCGGTGTGAAAGTAAACCAAGCTTGCATTGAGGACTTTCAGAAGCTCAAGATTGGCAGGAAAAGCAAGTACATCATCTACGAGCTTTCTTCTGACAATACCGAGATCGTAGTGGCCAAGACCAATGATTCGACGGACTACGATGATTTTCTAGCTGACTTGCCAGCCGGCGAATGTCGTTACGCTATTTACGACTTTGAGTACGAGAAGCCCGGCGAAGGCAAGCGAAACAAGATTTGTTTCTACAGTTGGTCTCCTGACGATGCAAAGGTAAAGCAAAAGATGCTTTACGCCTCGTCgaaagacgcgctgcgcaaagctCTCGTGGGTATTGCCGCGGAGATCCAGGGCACGGACTTTAGCGAAGTTGCCCACGACGTCA TCCTCGAGAAGGTCACGCGCGTCTaa
- a CDS encoding uncharacterized protein (EggNog:ENOG503NX6W; COG:H), translating to MVQALNTFNLSSTVREPGIDNYLGIWNGKKFLVDDYDGSKWSLANMYWRYGYSIARALALIEKAIVAFSRIYSPQFLHNRAPKNTHASKSGYPWVSVSELVSSIKSESLAKQTLRDYLIHEHVSKQFAEEIGAAATRGNYAQDADQIHAFAGLVSMAASETASIQGGNSKLFEHMLEQSGAVVRRGREGDVTGIMKVSAYQSAPRWWVGTRDGYGQEFDAVIIAAPWLESGITLLNTEAVVPAYEYQNMHVTVVVTDAAQPDPVYFGYPDSYKDVPRTILTTPTEHPTFLSLAYVQTMENVVYGQAWKKLHVVKLFSHARMERDELQRIFGHGKIVWTYEKEWAAFPKLTPTNTLGFFVVDEGMYNINAMERLVSTMETSIVAAKNVAALLLQRWLGTRMVLGYHCKWDEGTPLVATKWAGWGCLSS from the coding sequence ATGGTCCAGGCTTTAAACACGTTCAATCTTTCTAGCACCGTCCGCGAGCCAGGCATCGACAATTATCTCGGTATTTGGAATGGCAAAAAATTTCTTGTGGACGACTACGATGGGTCGAAATGGAGCCTAGCAAATATGTACTGGCGATATGGGTACAGTATTGCAagagcgcttgcgctcatAGAAAAGGCAATTGTTGCATTTTCCCGTATCTATTCGCCCCAGTTCCTGCACAACCGCGCACCGAAAAACACCCATGCATCCAAGTCTGGTTATCCATGGGTGTCAGTGAGCGAGTTAGTGTCGAGCATCAAGTCTGAGAGCCTTGCGAAACAAACATTGCGTGATTATCTTATACATGAGCATGTATCAAAGCAATTTGCAGAAGAAATAGGGGCGGCCGCAACGCGTGGGAACTATGCTCAAGATGCCGACCAAATTCATGCGTTCGCAGGGCTTGTCTCGATGGCTGCATCCGAGACTGCGTCAATCCAGGGCGGGAATAGTAAGTTGTTTGAGCATATGCTTGAACAAAGTGGTGCAGTCGTGCGCAGAGGACGAGAAGGTGATGTTACTGGGATTATGAAAGTAAGTGCGTACCAAAGTGCTCCTCGTTGGTGGGTTGGAACACGCGATGGCTATGGCCAAGAGTTTGATGCAGTGATTATAGCAGCCCCATGGCTCGAGTCTGGCATTACTTTACTTAATACCGAGGCAGTGGTACCAGCATACGAATACCAAAATATGCATGTCACTGTGGTCGTCAcagacgccgcgcagccgGACCCAGTGTACTTTGGCTATCCGGACTCTTACAAGGATGTACCTCGCACAATTCTCACAACTCCAACTGAGCATCCCACATTTCTGTCGCTTGCCTATGTGCAGACAATGGAAAATGTTGTGTACGGACAGGCGTGGAAGAAGCTTCACGTTGTTAAGCTCTTttcgcatgcgcgcatggaGCGAGACGAACTTCAGCGCATCTTTGGACACGGGAAGATTGTGTGGACATACGAAAAGGAGTGGGCAGCTTTTCCCAAATTGACCCCAACCAATACGTTGGGGTTTTTTGTTGTGGATGAAGGTATGTACAACATCAACGCAATGGAGCGGCTCGTGTCTACCATGGAGACGAGCATTGTTGCCGCAAAAAATGTAGCAGCACTATTGCTGCAACGATGGTTAGGCACTAGAATGGTGCTCGGCTACCACTGCAAATGGGATGAGGGCACACCCCTGGTCGCTACAAAATGGGCGGGATGGGGCTGTCTAAGCAGTTAG
- the ERG24 gene encoding Delta(14)-sterol reductase (COG:I; COG:T; TransMembrane:7 (i21-40o77-97i117-137o149-169i231-253o273-291i303-322o); EggNog:ENOG503NUSE) codes for MTQHSAAGEVLAPKSHKLEFGGLWGALFISTTVPLTIYYFTFACDDNIGCALSLPVTNTDAFFANAKRQFIESFTDTTAWCLYFGWYVYCVLAWLVLPGKWLEGLALRTGNRLQYKINALSTGMIALGSVSLYVAVYGPAAFTFAYDHWPGLVTAALVNAFVQACYVYFASFCGNKLLALGGNSGNVLFDWFIGRELNPRVGSFDIKTFNELRPGLILWVIMDISCVCKQYTLYGHVSYGILLVLFFHTWYVVDSLAHEPTILSQMDITTDGFGFMLSVGDLAWVPFTYSLQARYLAFTPVHLGVFGVLAILTLQVTGFYIFRTANVEKNDFRSGRNPKSPYATQC; via the exons ATGACGCAACACAGTGCAGCAGGCGAAGTGCTGGCGCCCAAGTCGCACAAGCTTGAGTTTGGCGGACTTTGGGGAGCGCTGTTCATTTCCACAACTGTCCCACTGACGATCTATTATTTCACATTTGCTTGCGATGACAACATTGGGTGTGCGCTTTCCCTGCCAGTCACGAATACGGACGCCTTTTTTGCAAATGCAAAGCGTCAGTTTATTGAAAGCTTTACGGATACCACTGCATGGTGCCTATACTTTGGATGGTATGTGTACTGTGTATTGGCATGGCTGGTCCTACCCGGGAAATGGCTCGAAGGGCTCGCTCTCCGCACCGGTAACCGCTTGCAATACAAGATAAATG CGCTCTCTACAGGAATGATTGCACTAGGTTCAGTGTCACTGTATGTGGCTGTGTATGGGCCTGCCGCATTCACCTTTGCGTACGATCATTGGCCCGGTTTGGTCACGGCTGCACTTGTAAACGCATTTGTACAAGCATGCTACGTTTACTTTGCTTCTTTTTGTGGGAACAAGCTTCTTGCACTGGGAGGTAATAGCGGTAATGTGTTGTTTGATTGGTTTATTGGCCGGGAATTGAACCCGCGCGTTGGTTCATTTGACATCAAGACGTTCAACGAGCTCCGTCCAGGCCTCATTCTTTGGGTCATTATGGATATCAGCTGTGTTTGCAAGCAATACACTTTGTATGGACATGTATCGTATGGCATTCTACTTGTGCTGTTCTTCCATACTTGGTATGTCGTGGACTCCCTCGCGCATGAGCCGACTATCTTATCTCAAATGGATATCACGACGGACGGATTTGGGTTCATGCTGAGTGTCGGTGACCTTGCATGGGTACCCTTTACGTACAGCTTGCAAGCGCGCTATTTGGCATTCACCCCGGTGCATCTCGGTGTATTTGGTGTGCTTGCTATCCTCACCTTGCAGGTGACCGGTTTTTACATATTTCGCACCGCAAATGTCGAAAAGAATGATTTCCGTTCGGGGCGCAACCCAAAGAGTCCGTATGCCACACAATGCTGA